A genomic stretch from Thermodesulforhabdus norvegica includes:
- a CDS encoding DUF4870 domain-containing protein — protein MVRKEGDKKAIEEIGLWASLCHFSALLGVVWWLPFLDVWIPFGQIVAPLGVWLVKRKKSPYIDLAGRLALSFQTSITAICLATAFMAPPVVAFPGVWGLIFFDLFCTIRAGVAYSEGRLYRYPLPALPVFRTKALWDEVSLKHSRGNLFTP, from the coding sequence TTGGTAAGGAAAGAGGGTGACAAAAAGGCAATAGAAGAAATAGGGCTCTGGGCGTCGCTTTGCCACTTCAGTGCCCTGCTGGGAGTGGTTTGGTGGCTTCCTTTTCTGGACGTCTGGATTCCCTTTGGACAGATTGTTGCGCCGCTGGGTGTCTGGCTGGTAAAACGCAAAAAGTCGCCTTACATTGACCTTGCAGGGAGGCTTGCCCTTAGCTTTCAGACTTCCATTACTGCTATCTGCCTTGCAACGGCCTTCATGGCACCCCCGGTCGTGGCCTTCCCCGGTGTTTGGGGGCTGATTTTCTTCGACCTTTTCTGCACAATTCGGGCAGGTGTTGCTTACAGTGAAGGCAGGTTGTACCGCTATCCCCTGCCTGCTCTGCCTGTTTTCAGAACGAAAGCACTCTGGGACGAGGTGTCTTTGAAACACTCCCGGGGCAATCTGTTCACCCCTTAG
- a CDS encoding sugar phosphate isomerase/epimerase family protein, producing MKFALSTKSFRQFSLEQSIQSIAKAGFKNLDILAQKPHINPGDFTAAYAAQIQRALQDNKLTVVALDAYGPPDFNPSWLAEDWKEREERIRYTLDCARIAAALGIKYVTIPAGSPIPESMDYNEAWRLFVANMFRVLSTVGRLGITILLRPSPDILISTADQAIAFLRELEFPENLKIAFDPAHARCAGEDPCSTIQAILPQTACIYLSDVVCSESHSHVPIGEGELDVKAFLNCLMEASFDGYIIIDPASAEQPSQESLESLNKWLKENDFF from the coding sequence ATGAAGTTTGCTCTGAGCACCAAGAGCTTCAGGCAGTTTTCGCTGGAGCAGTCCATACAGTCCATTGCAAAAGCCGGATTCAAAAACCTGGACATCCTGGCACAGAAGCCTCACATTAATCCAGGGGACTTTACGGCGGCTTACGCCGCACAAATTCAGCGAGCCCTTCAGGATAACAAACTTACCGTGGTCGCCCTGGATGCCTATGGTCCGCCGGACTTCAACCCTTCGTGGCTTGCTGAGGACTGGAAAGAACGGGAAGAACGCATCCGCTACACCTTAGACTGTGCAAGGATAGCGGCGGCTCTCGGTATAAAATACGTCACCATCCCCGCCGGAAGCCCCATTCCCGAGTCAATGGACTACAACGAGGCGTGGCGGTTGTTCGTTGCAAACATGTTCCGCGTGCTTTCCACCGTAGGACGTCTGGGCATAACCATACTTTTACGACCTTCGCCTGACATTCTGATATCCACGGCAGATCAGGCAATAGCCTTTCTGCGCGAGCTGGAGTTTCCGGAAAATCTGAAAATCGCCTTCGATCCTGCTCACGCCCGCTGTGCCGGAGAAGACCCCTGCAGCACAATTCAGGCAATCCTTCCGCAGACGGCCTGTATTTACCTGAGCGACGTCGTCTGCTCAGAAAGCCACTCTCACGTTCCCATAGGAGAAGGGGAACTGGACGTAAAAGCCTTTCTTAACTGTCTTATGGAAGCTTCCTTTGACGGCTACATCATCATCGACCCTGCTTCAGCAGAACAGCCGTCTCAGGAAAGTCTGGAGTCCCTGAATAAGTGGTTAAAAGAAAACGACTTTTTCTAA
- a CDS encoding acetate--CoA ligase family protein, which produces MKKFFEASSVTVVGVSNSPTNLGRAIVYNMLRYQFPGVMYLVGPRGGSFMGFRIYRSVMETPEPTDLAVLLIPARAVPDVLVQCGEKGIKRVVVESGGFSELGDERRELEDKIRDILRRYGMRLIGPNCIGIINRWTGLAVPFMPIEPEAPPGHIGIISQSGGVGGSILNSLGAENLGYSLFASIGNKLNTDECDILEHYLSDDRTRVIFCYLEGINDGRRLMELASTHDKPVILFKSNCNEASRNIARSHSASLAADDSVVSAACRQAGIIRVESQQEAIEALKGFSLPPVKGNRLAVISRSGGHAVIAADAAGEFGFELPPFPDKLIRAVEEKSRAGVIRFQNPLDLGDVFDFDLYLNLARESAGNPDFDCLLFVHHYQGLFDRESSRKLIEAIPQVVSETGKPIALCVFTPYRELLHNKQSVKFPIFTDPREAVKVLALSRDFYTLRPEALGSAVSAVEFSEEARLILQGSPAGVMHPFDAGTFLKACGLPLVPWKKATDEEEAAEKAGEIGFPVVLKTANPAIVHKTDAGGVFLGIESEKDLRKAYGELSRLGPEVIVQKMVPSQGVEWIVGGKKDPNFGPVIITGSGGIIVEVFKDVSMRVAPVGKEEAERMILETKGASLLREFRGRRAMNIDALTDLVVRTSQILYAFPRIAELDLNPVMVTPEGISVLDWRIFLAE; this is translated from the coding sequence ATGAAAAAGTTCTTTGAGGCTTCGAGCGTAACCGTTGTTGGCGTATCCAATTCTCCTACAAATCTGGGAAGGGCCATCGTCTATAACATGCTTCGCTACCAGTTTCCCGGAGTTATGTATCTTGTAGGCCCCAGGGGCGGAAGCTTTATGGGCTTCAGGATCTACAGGTCCGTTATGGAAACGCCGGAACCCACAGATCTGGCAGTTCTCTTAATACCTGCACGGGCAGTCCCCGACGTGCTCGTCCAGTGCGGCGAAAAAGGCATAAAGCGGGTGGTGGTGGAGTCCGGCGGCTTCAGCGAACTCGGCGACGAAAGACGAGAACTCGAAGATAAAATCAGGGATATACTCAGGCGTTACGGGATGAGGCTGATCGGACCAAACTGTATCGGTATCATTAACCGATGGACAGGACTGGCGGTTCCCTTTATGCCCATAGAACCGGAGGCTCCGCCGGGACACATCGGGATCATTTCTCAGAGCGGTGGTGTGGGCGGAAGCATTCTAAACAGCCTGGGTGCCGAGAACCTGGGCTACAGCCTTTTTGCCTCCATCGGAAACAAACTCAACACCGACGAATGCGACATCCTGGAGCACTACCTTTCCGACGATAGAACCCGTGTGATCTTCTGCTATCTTGAGGGAATCAACGACGGTCGTCGCCTTATGGAGCTTGCATCGACACACGACAAGCCCGTGATCCTCTTCAAATCGAATTGCAATGAGGCATCGAGGAACATTGCCCGATCACACTCGGCATCCCTTGCCGCCGATGATTCCGTCGTAAGCGCTGCCTGCAGGCAGGCCGGTATCATACGAGTAGAAAGCCAGCAGGAAGCCATCGAAGCTTTAAAAGGATTTTCCCTGCCTCCTGTAAAGGGCAATCGACTGGCGGTTATCTCACGATCGGGAGGTCATGCGGTCATAGCCGCCGATGCAGCGGGAGAATTCGGTTTTGAGCTTCCCCCTTTTCCTGACAAGCTGATCAGGGCCGTTGAAGAGAAATCCAGGGCCGGCGTAATCAGGTTTCAAAACCCCCTTGATCTGGGTGACGTCTTTGACTTCGATCTCTATTTGAACCTGGCCCGTGAGTCGGCTGGAAACCCGGATTTCGACTGTCTTCTTTTCGTTCATCATTATCAGGGCCTCTTTGACAGAGAATCTTCACGAAAATTAATCGAGGCCATACCTCAGGTTGTTTCCGAAACCGGAAAACCCATAGCCCTCTGCGTGTTCACCCCCTACAGAGAGCTTTTGCACAATAAGCAAAGCGTAAAGTTCCCCATATTCACGGATCCTCGAGAAGCCGTTAAGGTGCTGGCCCTGTCCAGAGACTTTTACACTCTTCGTCCCGAGGCCCTTGGATCCGCCGTATCCGCGGTGGAATTTTCAGAAGAGGCACGGCTGATCCTGCAGGGATCACCCGCAGGTGTGATGCATCCCTTCGATGCCGGGACATTTCTGAAGGCCTGCGGTTTGCCTCTGGTGCCCTGGAAGAAAGCCACAGACGAAGAGGAAGCGGCAGAAAAAGCCGGAGAAATCGGCTTTCCCGTCGTCCTCAAAACGGCAAACCCCGCAATTGTGCACAAGACGGATGCAGGCGGTGTTTTTCTCGGTATTGAAAGCGAGAAGGACCTGCGAAAGGCCTACGGTGAACTTTCCAGACTGGGTCCGGAGGTAATCGTTCAAAAAATGGTCCCCTCTCAGGGCGTCGAATGGATCGTTGGCGGGAAAAAGGATCCCAATTTCGGGCCTGTTATAATAACCGGTTCCGGAGGGATTATCGTGGAGGTCTTTAAGGACGTAAGCATGCGGGTAGCTCCGGTCGGCAAGGAAGAAGCCGAACGAATGATACTCGAAACAAAAGGAGCTTCTCTCTTGCGCGAGTTCCGCGGCCGAAGGGCGATGAACATAGATGCTCTGACCGACCTGGTGGTTAGAACCTCACAGATTCTTTATGCTTTTCCCCGTATAGCAGAGCTGGACCTCAACCCCGTAATGGTAACCCCCGAAGGCATTTCCGTGCTGGACTGGCGAATATTCCTTGCCGAATAA
- the prfB gene encoding peptide chain release factor 2 (programmed frameshift), whose product MRVDVAGVKADLRYLTKRVENLEGIFDIAGKRERLKVIESLMAKEDFWSRPEESKNIVKERAELSDVVQRWEGIKREVEECEILLDLAVEEEDEQTLQEIADKAVKLKKELRSLELERLLDGENDGRNAIVSIHAGAGGTEAQDWAEMLLRMYTRWCERKGYKVEIVDMLDGEEAGIKNVTFTVSGKYAYGFLKAESGIHRLVRISPFDASGRRHTSFAAVFVYPEIDDEIVIDIKPSDLRIDTFRASGAGGQHVNKTSSAVRITHLPTGIVVTCQNEKSQHRNREIAMRILRARLYELERKKQQEKLQEIHDNLDEIAWGNQIRSYVLQPYRLVKDHRTNIERGDVDNVLDGDIDQFIEAYLLQQLQQKEQQAVASQ is encoded by the exons ATGAGGGTCGATGTTGCGGGAGTTAAGGCAGACCTGAGGTACCTTACCAAACGGGTAGAAAACCTG GAGGGTATCTTTGACATTGCCGGCAAAAGAGAGCGTCTCAAGGTCATAGAGAGCCTGATGGCAAAGGAGGATTTCTGGTCCAGGCCTGAGGAGTCCAAAAATATAGTAAAGGAACGAGCAGAACTTTCGGATGTCGTCCAGAGGTGGGAAGGTATTAAGAGAGAAGTGGAGGAGTGCGAAATTCTGCTGGATCTGGCCGTTGAAGAAGAAGACGAACAGACACTTCAGGAAATAGCCGATAAGGCAGTCAAGCTGAAAAAGGAGCTCCGTAGCCTTGAGCTGGAAAGGCTCCTTGACGGCGAAAACGACGGGCGAAATGCCATTGTGAGCATTCACGCCGGTGCAGGCGGTACGGAAGCTCAGGACTGGGCGGAAATGCTCCTGAGGATGTACACCCGCTGGTGCGAGCGCAAAGGCTATAAGGTCGAAATAGTGGACATGCTTGACGGAGAAGAGGCGGGCATAAAGAACGTAACCTTCACGGTTTCGGGTAAGTATGCATACGGCTTCCTGAAGGCAGAGTCGGGAATTCATCGTCTGGTTCGGATTTCGCCCTTCGATGCGAGTGGACGACGACACACTTCCTTTGCGGCAGTTTTCGTTTATCCCGAGATAGACGACGAAATAGTCATCGACATTAAGCCTTCCGACCTGAGGATAGATACCTTCAGGGCCAGCGGTGCAGGAGGTCAGCATGTAAACAAAACCAGCTCGGCCGTCCGAATTACACATCTCCCCACGGGAATTGTTGTAACCTGTCAAAACGAAAAGTCTCAGCACAGAAACCGGGAAATTGCCATGCGGATCCTCAGGGCCCGGCTGTATGAGCTGGAACGAAAGAAGCAGCAGGAAAAACTCCAGGAGATTCACGACAACCTGGATGAGATCGCCTGGGGTAACCAGATCCGCTCCTACGTCCTCCAGCCTTACAGGCTGGTCAAGGATCACAGGACAAACATAGAGCGTGGCGACGTTGACAACGTACTGGACGGAGATATCGATCAGTTTATTGAAGCTTATCTTTTGCAACAACTCCAGCAAAAGGAACAGCAGGCCGTTGCCTCGCAATAG
- the lnt gene encoding apolipoprotein N-acyltransferase, which yields MSGQNLIRLLESPFPIILIGGVSLTLAFPPYGYSPVAWIAFIPLLCASSDRKTGVSRAAIFGFVFGLSHRLTSIYWIHYVLQKYGHLPFTLSLLLCVALCAYLAIYPAIFAIAARYLSLLNLNWLVLPCTWVLLEWIQAKALTGFPWNLVGYSQGSVLQIVQSADLWGVYGVSFAVLLINAVIAELLKKRRFSFVAALSVATVWAFIFFYGAHKIKNYGASSGTSKCFRTAIVQGNIDQAVKWDAEFRRTTLEKYLALSRNALLHSGNIELIVWPETAMPFFFELDPDFGQAIRQFAKKEGVALLFGSPGVAFKEGGEAEGFLNNAYLVDKRGITTGKYSKEHLVPFGEYVPLKKVLFFVKRLVPAAGDFIPGKTSGLLQKGGIRMGVLICYEAIFPELARKRTKAGANVLVNISNDAWFGYTSAPFQHLEMARWRAVETRRPLLRSTNTGISAFVDPLGRVEQSLDLFKEGFIDQTVCTGEEVTFYARFGDWLVLLCALTTLISMLYVRHSVKKKARRVKL from the coding sequence TTGAGCGGGCAGAATTTGATTCGCCTTCTGGAGAGTCCCTTTCCGATTATCCTCATCGGTGGAGTTTCTTTAACCCTTGCTTTTCCTCCTTACGGCTATTCTCCTGTAGCCTGGATTGCTTTTATCCCGCTGCTCTGTGCGTCCTCCGACAGGAAAACAGGTGTTTCCAGGGCCGCAATCTTCGGGTTCGTTTTCGGCCTGAGCCACAGGCTGACCAGTATATACTGGATCCACTACGTACTTCAAAAATACGGGCATCTTCCTTTTACCCTGTCTCTCCTTTTGTGCGTAGCCCTCTGTGCTTACCTCGCCATCTACCCCGCCATCTTCGCAATTGCGGCCCGATACCTATCGTTACTCAACCTCAACTGGCTAGTACTACCGTGCACGTGGGTACTTCTGGAGTGGATTCAGGCAAAAGCCCTTACGGGATTTCCCTGGAACCTTGTTGGATACAGCCAGGGTTCCGTTCTTCAAATCGTGCAGAGCGCAGACCTGTGGGGTGTTTACGGCGTAAGCTTTGCGGTTCTTTTGATCAATGCGGTAATAGCCGAACTTCTGAAGAAACGGCGTTTTTCTTTCGTTGCGGCACTATCCGTCGCCACGGTGTGGGCCTTTATCTTCTTCTACGGTGCACACAAGATCAAAAACTATGGGGCTTCGTCCGGAACGAGCAAGTGTTTCAGAACGGCAATAGTTCAGGGCAATATCGATCAGGCGGTAAAATGGGACGCAGAGTTCAGAAGGACTACCCTGGAAAAATATCTTGCCCTGTCACGAAATGCTCTATTGCACAGCGGCAATATCGAGCTTATCGTATGGCCGGAAACGGCCATGCCGTTCTTTTTTGAGCTTGATCCGGATTTCGGCCAGGCCATAAGGCAATTCGCAAAAAAGGAGGGAGTTGCCCTGCTTTTCGGAAGTCCCGGCGTTGCATTTAAAGAAGGGGGAGAAGCCGAGGGATTTCTCAACAATGCATATCTCGTCGACAAAAGAGGTATCACCACGGGGAAGTATTCTAAAGAACATCTTGTTCCCTTCGGCGAATACGTGCCCCTGAAAAAGGTGCTCTTCTTTGTAAAAAGGCTTGTGCCTGCGGCAGGAGACTTCATCCCGGGAAAGACTTCCGGATTGCTTCAGAAGGGTGGTATTCGCATGGGCGTTCTTATATGTTACGAGGCAATCTTTCCGGAGCTGGCTCGAAAACGCACAAAAGCAGGAGCAAATGTCCTTGTAAACATCAGCAATGATGCCTGGTTCGGGTACACTTCCGCACCGTTTCAACATCTTGAAATGGCGCGATGGAGGGCGGTGGAAACCCGCCGCCCCCTTCTGAGGTCAACAAACACGGGGATCAGTGCATTCGTGGACCCTTTGGGCCGAGTTGAACAATCACTGGATCTTTTTAAAGAAGGATTTATCGATCAGACCGTATGTACAGGCGAGGAAGTCACTTTTTACGCCCGGTTCGGCGATTGGCTTGTTCTTTTATGCGCATTGACTACACTTATCTCTATGTTGTATGTCCGGCATTCAGTTAAAAAGAAAGCAAGGAGGGTAAAGCTATGA
- a CDS encoding hemolysin family protein has translation MDEESPKNLARWLRKVFHRLAGLGDPAEIEKEIEELITEGEKQGIISEDEGEMIQGIFSFRDTTAREIMVPRTDVTAVPAGTSLEEVVKVIVESGHSRIPVYENTLDNIIGIIHAKDLLRYWGQTDTEARSLVRAPYFIPETKKISAVLAELRNKKSHLAIVVDEYGGTAGILTLEDIIEEIIGDIMDEYDSDEHWITENDDGSLIVDARLDVEDLEEYLNVSFPEGKFESVGGLIFSLIGRVPQKGEVIQWGDLEMEILAATDRKVEKVLIRRSTEGASDNASQSGVVI, from the coding sequence TTGGACGAGGAATCGCCCAAAAACCTTGCTCGCTGGCTTAGAAAGGTCTTTCACAGGCTTGCCGGGCTCGGCGATCCGGCGGAAATCGAAAAGGAAATAGAAGAGCTCATCACTGAAGGAGAAAAGCAGGGGATCATTTCCGAAGACGAAGGGGAGATGATCCAGGGTATTTTTTCCTTCAGGGATACCACGGCGCGTGAGATAATGGTGCCCAGAACTGATGTAACGGCAGTTCCGGCGGGCACTTCTCTCGAAGAAGTGGTTAAGGTCATAGTGGAAAGTGGTCACTCAAGAATCCCCGTTTATGAAAACACCCTGGATAACATCATAGGGATAATCCACGCCAAGGATCTGCTGAGATACTGGGGTCAGACTGACACAGAAGCAAGATCCCTGGTCCGGGCGCCCTACTTCATTCCCGAGACAAAAAAAATCAGCGCCGTCCTGGCAGAACTCCGCAATAAGAAATCCCATCTGGCCATTGTGGTAGATGAGTACGGCGGTACGGCAGGTATTCTGACTCTGGAAGACATTATTGAAGAGATCATAGGCGACATAATGGATGAATACGACAGTGACGAGCACTGGATAACGGAAAACGACGACGGTTCGCTGATTGTGGATGCCCGGTTAGATGTTGAGGATCTTGAAGAATATCTGAACGTGAGCTTTCCTGAAGGCAAGTTCGAGTCCGTAGGCGGTTTGATATTCAGCCTCATAGGCAGGGTGCCTCAAAAGGGCGAAGTGATACAGTGGGGCGACCTGGAAATGGAAATCCTGGCGGCAACGGACAGGAAGGTGGAGAAGGTGTTGATCCGCCGTTCGACGGAAGGTGCATCCGACAACGCATCTCAGTCCGGTGTGGTCATTTGA
- the speB gene encoding agmatinase, with amino-acid sequence MIHRRTMFADLEIPGNLFSEGSPYTFMGLPSDAEAFKSARVVILPVPYDGTTTFVPGTREGPRAIIMASRELEPYDEETETEPWRQGIFTLPELPVKISSPREMVERVKQAGLFILKHGKIPIMLGGEHLMTLGLVSSLKEFYSSENITVLHLDAHADLREEYQGSPWSNACVARRILELYPLVSVGIRSLTREEHDLVRRKAIPFYPAAQLHEKPALWNSIVENLSDNVYITIDLDVFDPSVMPSVGTPEPGGLGWYEVTGLLKQICLKRNVLGCDIMELKPIPGMVAPDFLAAKLVYKLCAYLYRRKGDLRPLDKDLTNC; translated from the coding sequence ATGATTCACAGAAGAACCATGTTTGCAGACCTGGAAATCCCGGGGAACCTCTTTTCGGAAGGTTCCCCTTACACGTTTATGGGGCTTCCTTCGGACGCCGAGGCTTTCAAAAGCGCCCGCGTGGTAATCCTGCCCGTTCCTTATGACGGAACCACCACCTTCGTGCCGGGTACGCGAGAGGGACCCAGGGCCATTATAATGGCATCCCGGGAACTGGAGCCCTATGACGAAGAAACGGAAACCGAACCGTGGCGTCAGGGCATTTTCACCCTGCCCGAATTACCCGTTAAGATCTCATCTCCCCGTGAAATGGTCGAACGTGTTAAGCAGGCAGGGCTTTTCATATTAAAGCACGGGAAGATCCCCATAATGCTTGGCGGTGAGCACCTGATGACCTTGGGGCTCGTCTCTTCTTTAAAAGAATTCTATTCCAGCGAAAACATAACGGTTCTTCACCTGGACGCCCATGCCGATCTCAGAGAAGAATACCAGGGTAGTCCGTGGAGTAATGCCTGTGTCGCCAGAAGAATTCTGGAACTCTATCCACTGGTTTCCGTAGGGATAAGGTCTCTTACCAGGGAAGAGCACGACCTGGTGCGCAGGAAAGCCATTCCCTTCTACCCTGCAGCACAGCTTCACGAAAAACCGGCACTCTGGAATTCAATCGTGGAAAACTTATCCGACAATGTTTATATCACGATCGATCTTGACGTTTTCGATCCCTCCGTAATGCCGTCGGTGGGAACACCGGAGCCGGGCGGACTGGGGTGGTACGAAGTTACGGGTCTTCTCAAGCAGATCTGCCTCAAGCGTAACGTGCTGGGCTGTGACATTATGGAGCTAAAACCCATCCCCGGAATGGTAGCCCCTGACTTTCTGGCGGCGAAGCTGGTCTATAAGCTTTGTGCCTATTTATACCGGCGCAAAGGTGACTTAAGACCTCTGGACAAGGATCTAACAAACTGTTAA
- the speD gene encoding adenosylmethionine decarboxylase gives MGMKKPEFGFGVHLMVDGYGCDRSVLEDIQAIYDFLDRYPEEMEMTKIMPPYVFRYVGTVPEDWGISGFVLIAESHISIHTFPEKQYISVDMFSCKPFDTDKAVKTLKEYFSIQKCEIHVLDRGQEFPNSLSESKQVVRMDRLLRTRR, from the coding sequence ATGGGAATGAAAAAACCCGAGTTTGGCTTTGGAGTACATCTCATGGTCGACGGTTACGGGTGCGACCGGTCAGTCCTTGAAGACATCCAGGCTATTTACGATTTTCTCGATCGTTACCCCGAGGAAATGGAGATGACCAAGATTATGCCTCCCTACGTATTCCGCTACGTGGGCACAGTACCGGAGGATTGGGGCATATCTGGTTTTGTACTTATTGCCGAAAGCCACATAAGCATTCACACATTCCCGGAAAAACAGTACATAAGCGTGGACATGTTCTCATGTAAGCCCTTTGACACGGACAAAGCTGTTAAAACCCTAAAGGAATATTTCTCCATCCAGAAGTGTGAAATTCATGTTCTTGACCGTGGTCAGGAGTTCCCTAATTCGCTGTCCGAATCAAAACAGGTTGTTCGTATGGACAGACTGCTTAGAACCAGGAGATGA
- a CDS encoding cupin domain-containing protein — MEAGLKIGEKLKRLRMESGLTQEELANRAYLTKGFISQLERDLTSPSISTLKAILDVLGVGLAEFFSDVRDTSTIGYARRRVLSTASTDECSVFYLLPRATGRLMDPVLVRLAPGVKTPEETAHPGEEFGFVLKGRIVLWLDRQNYRLKNGDCFYFKSSTRHWVENVGQSEAELLWVVSPTRFEW; from the coding sequence ATGGAAGCGGGTTTGAAGATCGGCGAAAAGCTGAAAAGGTTGCGAATGGAGAGCGGTCTTACGCAGGAAGAGCTGGCAAACCGCGCCTACCTTACCAAGGGTTTTATTTCGCAACTGGAAAGAGATCTTACATCGCCGTCGATTTCTACACTCAAGGCTATCCTGGATGTTCTGGGAGTGGGATTGGCCGAGTTTTTCAGCGACGTCCGGGATACTTCAACTATAGGTTACGCCCGCAGGCGGGTATTGAGCACGGCATCCACGGATGAATGCTCCGTTTTCTATCTTTTGCCGAGGGCTACCGGAAGGCTTATGGACCCGGTTCTGGTAAGGCTTGCGCCGGGAGTAAAAACCCCCGAAGAGACGGCCCATCCCGGTGAGGAGTTCGGTTTCGTTCTCAAGGGTCGTATAGTTTTGTGGCTGGACAGGCAAAATTACAGGCTTAAAAATGGAGATTGTTTCTACTTTAAGAGCTCTACGCGTCACTGGGTAGAAAACGTCGGTCAGAGCGAAGCGGAGCTACTCTGGGTGGTAAGCCCCACCCGTTTTGAATGGTGA
- a CDS encoding DUF2334 domain-containing protein, which produces MVTLANLKELADPDMSGFPRPRKVSAVWKSLPANWQARLEEVLRRCAEREPVVFFRADDVGAYSHAFKMLLNLFRFYEIPLALAVVPAWMSAKRTEMFRSFIDLENPLWNWHQHGWRHVNWSRDGKKAEFGNWRTKDQQWNDILKGKRKLEGLFRNSLVPVFTPPWNRLDLNTLGALQQLGFAAVSIDGPIPRGAKQSVRLKNFRIYIDLHTRKSENPGYAYDELMKNLENALTRKGNIGIMIHHKMMNHAAFEFLNYFLYLIRSIPGIGITSFREMIENDRE; this is translated from the coding sequence TTGGTTACTCTGGCTAACCTCAAAGAACTTGCAGATCCGGACATGTCCGGTTTTCCCAGACCCAGGAAGGTAAGTGCCGTATGGAAATCCCTGCCCGCCAACTGGCAGGCAAGGCTGGAGGAGGTCCTCCGCCGTTGTGCCGAAAGGGAACCCGTTGTTTTTTTTCGAGCCGATGATGTGGGCGCTTACAGCCACGCCTTTAAGATGCTTCTTAATCTTTTCAGGTTCTACGAGATTCCTCTTGCTCTTGCCGTGGTACCGGCCTGGATGAGTGCCAAAAGGACGGAGATGTTCCGTTCCTTTATAGATCTTGAAAATCCTCTGTGGAACTGGCATCAGCACGGATGGCGGCATGTTAACTGGAGCAGAGATGGGAAAAAGGCCGAGTTCGGTAACTGGCGTACCAAGGATCAACAGTGGAACGATATACTCAAGGGGAAAAGAAAACTGGAAGGGCTCTTCAGGAATTCACTGGTGCCCGTTTTCACGCCTCCCTGGAATCGACTGGATCTCAATACTCTCGGTGCACTTCAGCAACTGGGCTTTGCTGCCGTATCCATTGACGGGCCTATTCCCAGAGGTGCAAAGCAATCGGTGCGTTTGAAAAACTTCAGAATTTACATCGACCTGCACACCAGAAAGTCGGAAAACCCCGGCTATGCTTATGACGAACTGATGAAGAATCTGGAAAATGCCTTAACGCGAAAAGGGAACATAGGCATAATGATCCATCACAAGATGATGAATCATGCGGCCTTTGAATTTCTTAATTACTTCCTTTATCTGATCCGCTCAATTCCCGGAATAGGCATTACATCCTTCAGGGAAATGATAGAAAATGACCGTGAGTGA